A portion of the Paracoccaceae bacterium Fryx2 genome contains these proteins:
- a CDS encoding tyrosine-type recombinase/integrase: MATHLTERVVKAAEIGTRKYVVFDEDCAGFGLCVFLSGRKGFILIYRAAGRQRRMTIGTWPSWSVTAARDEAKRLKRDIDRGEDPMDTRTNARHAPSVDELVERYIDEHLPKLSASSSKDQASMLKTLVLPDWRSHKVTDITPTDVDRLLIKVAAGRPRVWKKPVKPIAVPRASKSKGAKPKSPPKTFKPTPVRANRVGEVLRKMFSLAVTWKLRTDNPATSFRKRPETARERFLSFEEIQRLAEALCADPDQRAAGIIRLCMLTGARCGEARTATFDQFNLDLAIWTKQAAYTKQRRVHRVPISHEAVALIRLRGDAVPKGCPFLFPGDVQGQPVVDLKRFWERMRVQADIADVRIHDLRHTFASLLVSGGASLEMIGRLLGHTQIGTTQRYAHLIDSPLRAGVNAVGEMLKPRLKVVGS, translated from the coding sequence ATGGCCACGCATTTGACGGAACGAGTTGTAAAGGCTGCCGAAATTGGCACGCGCAAGTATGTGGTGTTCGACGAGGATTGCGCGGGCTTTGGCCTGTGCGTGTTCCTGTCGGGTCGGAAGGGGTTTATCCTGATCTACCGCGCCGCTGGGCGGCAACGGCGCATGACGATCGGCACGTGGCCGAGCTGGTCGGTCACTGCCGCTAGGGACGAGGCCAAGCGCCTGAAGCGCGACATTGATCGTGGCGAAGATCCGATGGACACGCGGACCAATGCCCGTCACGCGCCCTCCGTTGACGAACTGGTCGAGCGGTACATCGACGAACATCTGCCGAAACTGTCGGCCTCAAGCAGCAAGGATCAGGCCAGCATGCTCAAGACGCTGGTCTTGCCCGACTGGCGATCACACAAAGTGACCGACATCACGCCGACCGATGTCGACAGGCTGCTGATAAAGGTCGCGGCAGGGCGACCGCGGGTCTGGAAGAAACCCGTCAAGCCGATCGCGGTGCCACGGGCGTCTAAATCAAAGGGGGCCAAACCAAAGTCTCCGCCGAAGACTTTCAAGCCGACGCCCGTGCGCGCAAATCGTGTGGGTGAGGTGCTACGCAAGATGTTCAGCCTAGCGGTCACGTGGAAATTACGGACCGACAATCCAGCGACCAGTTTCCGCAAGCGTCCCGAAACGGCCCGCGAGCGGTTCCTGTCCTTCGAGGAAATCCAACGTCTCGCCGAGGCCCTCTGTGCCGATCCTGATCAGCGCGCCGCCGGTATCATCCGCCTGTGCATGCTGACCGGCGCCCGCTGCGGCGAGGCCCGCACCGCCACCTTTGACCAATTCAATCTCGATCTGGCCATCTGGACAAAGCAGGCCGCCTACACCAAGCAGCGCCGCGTCCACCGTGTGCCGATCTCGCACGAGGCCGTCGCTCTGATCCGCCTGCGCGGCGATGCCGTGCCCAAGGGCTGCCCCTTCCTCTTCCCCGGCGATGTGCAAGGCCAGCCGGTGGTCGATCTCAAGCGGTTCTGGGAACGGATGCGCGTGCAGGCTGACATCGCCGACGTCCGCATCCACGACTTGCGGCATACCTTTGCCTCGCTCCTTGTCTCGGGCGGGGCCTCGCTGGAAATGATCGGGCGGCTGCTGGGTCACACCCAGATCGGCACCACCCAACGCTATGCCCACCTGATCGACTCGCCGCTGCGGGCAGGGGTGAATGCCGTGGGCGAGATGCTGAAGCCGCGGCTGAAGGTGGTGGGGTCTTGA
- a CDS encoding DNA methyltransferase — MGQFIEVPIKATGRLNRLYVELLKDNPDWGTEARRHDMNHFVARLIFCFFAEDTGIFHSEGLFTTTVSQFSDKDSGNTNWVISEIFRGMNTKLGDRAASDLRNWANAFPYVNGGLFSGDADVPRFSKIARSYLLHIGSLDWTKINPDIFGSMIQAVADEGERSALGMHYTSVPNILKVLNPLFLDDLRAQMDEAADNPRKLLNLRNRMAKIRVFDPACGSGNFLVIAYKEMRAIEAVINQRRGEADRKSDIPKTNFRGIELRDFAAEIARLALIIAEFQCDVTYRGAVQARTEFLPLNAQNWITQGNALRLDWLSICPPTGTGVRYHAEDLFHTPLDQAQIDFENEGGETYICGNPPYVGATTKAPKGASIQERKRLKQEDESRKSDLKSIFDGRVSTWKSLDYVAGWFMKAADYGRKTGTIAAFVSTNSICQGQQVASLWPLISRACNDICFAHTSFKWANLAKNNAGVTVVIVGFTCLPVTNRRLYSIDREGNTSVKDVEAINYYLAPAQNVIVEKRSAPLSALSQMTKGSAPTDGGNLLLDREEITALKFHPKTRQEVVRQFIGSDDSINGKIRYCLWLSEYAVSQLSGNAEISRRLAATQSMRLESDKTQTNALAKRPFMFGEIRQIGTELPFVIPRHTSENREYLPFVVGKVGDIVGDSASALYDAPLWNLAIYASRTHLAWIATVCGKIKTDYRYSNTLGWNTFPVPTLTEKNKSDLTACAENILLAREAHFPATIADLYDPEKMPENLRAAHDRNDETLERIYIGRRFKNDTERLEKLFEMYTKMTKKVTA, encoded by the coding sequence ATGGGGCAATTTATAGAGGTGCCCATAAAGGCAACCGGCCGCCTGAACCGGCTTTATGTCGAGCTGCTGAAAGACAACCCGGACTGGGGTACCGAGGCGCGTCGCCATGACATGAACCACTTCGTGGCGCGGCTGATCTTTTGCTTTTTTGCCGAAGACACCGGCATCTTCCATTCCGAGGGGCTGTTCACCACCACCGTCAGCCAGTTCAGCGACAAGGATTCCGGCAACACGAACTGGGTCATCAGCGAAATCTTTCGCGGCATGAACACAAAGCTGGGCGATCGCGCTGCCTCTGACCTGCGGAACTGGGCCAATGCCTTTCCCTACGTGAACGGCGGGCTCTTTTCCGGCGATGCCGATGTTCCGCGCTTTTCCAAGATTGCGCGCAGCTACCTGTTGCACATCGGCAGCCTCGACTGGACCAAGATCAACCCGGACATCTTCGGGTCGATGATTCAGGCGGTCGCGGATGAGGGGGAGCGATCGGCCCTCGGGATGCACTACACATCCGTGCCGAATATCCTGAAGGTGCTGAACCCGCTGTTCCTCGACGATCTGCGCGCACAGATGGACGAGGCCGCCGACAACCCCCGCAAACTGCTGAACCTGCGCAATCGCATGGCCAAGATCAGGGTGTTTGACCCCGCCTGCGGATCGGGCAACTTCCTTGTCATCGCCTACAAGGAGATGCGGGCGATCGAGGCGGTGATCAACCAGCGCCGGGGCGAGGCGGATCGCAAATCTGACATTCCCAAGACCAACTTTCGCGGGATTGAGCTGCGCGACTTTGCCGCCGAAATTGCCCGCCTGGCGCTGATCATCGCCGAGTTTCAATGCGACGTCACCTATCGCGGCGCTGTGCAGGCGCGGACCGAGTTCCTGCCGCTGAACGCGCAGAACTGGATCACCCAGGGTAACGCCCTGCGGCTGGACTGGCTGTCGATCTGCCCGCCCACGGGCACGGGGGTGCGGTATCACGCCGAGGATCTGTTCCACACGCCACTGGATCAGGCGCAGATTGATTTCGAGAATGAGGGCGGCGAGACGTATATTTGCGGGAACCCGCCGTATGTGGGGGCAACAACCAAGGCACCCAAAGGCGCAAGCATTCAAGAGCGCAAGCGGCTAAAGCAGGAGGATGAGAGCAGAAAATCAGATTTGAAGTCCATCTTTGACGGCCGTGTTTCGACTTGGAAGTCACTCGACTACGTTGCTGGATGGTTTATGAAGGCCGCTGATTACGGGCGGAAAACGGGCACAATCGCTGCATTCGTTTCTACCAACTCGATCTGCCAAGGACAGCAAGTTGCTAGTCTCTGGCCACTTATTTCCCGAGCGTGCAACGATATCTGCTTTGCTCATACGAGTTTCAAATGGGCGAACTTAGCAAAGAATAATGCCGGTGTTACTGTGGTAATAGTTGGATTCACATGTTTGCCGGTTACGAATAGACGACTGTATTCAATTGATCGAGAGGGAAATACTTCAGTCAAGGACGTTGAGGCAATCAACTATTATCTTGCTCCCGCACAGAATGTGATTGTTGAAAAGCGCAGTGCGCCACTTAGCGCACTTTCTCAAATGACTAAGGGAAGCGCGCCAACTGACGGCGGCAACCTTCTACTTGATCGCGAAGAGATTACTGCTCTTAAGTTTCACCCAAAGACCCGTCAGGAAGTCGTTCGCCAGTTTATTGGCTCTGATGACTCCATCAACGGGAAAATCCGATACTGTTTGTGGCTCTCGGAATATGCTGTCAGCCAACTATCTGGAAACGCTGAGATTTCAAGACGATTAGCGGCAACACAGAGTATGAGGCTTGAAAGCGACAAAACGCAGACCAACGCCTTGGCGAAAAGGCCATTCATGTTTGGAGAAATACGTCAAATCGGAACCGAGTTACCATTCGTCATTCCGCGACACACCTCAGAAAATCGCGAATACTTGCCATTTGTAGTAGGCAAGGTTGGCGACATTGTTGGCGATAGTGCCTCGGCCCTTTACGATGCTCCGCTTTGGAATTTGGCGATCTACGCAAGCAGGACTCATCTCGCTTGGATTGCAACAGTGTGCGGAAAGATTAAGACGGACTACCGTTACTCCAACACTCTCGGCTGGAACACCTTCCCCGTCCCCACCCTCACCGAAAAGAACAAATCCGACCTGACCGCCTGCGCCGAAAACATCCTCCTCGCCCGAGAGGCGCATTTTCCAGCCACCATCGCCGACCTCTACGACCCCGAAAAGATGCCAGAAAACCTGCGCGCCGCCCATGACCGCAACGACGAAACGCTTGAGCGCATCTACATCGGCCGTCGCTTCAAGAACGACACCGAACGGCTGGAAAAACTGTTCGAGATGTACACGAAAATGACCAAGAAGGTGACCGCATGA
- a CDS encoding plasmid stabilization protein codes for MASITIRNLDDDVKRRLRVRAAEHGRSMEEEARDILRQVVGQPSAPKNLGHSIHQRFAALGGVDLALPARTPMRASPDFE; via the coding sequence ATGGCCAGCATTACGATTCGAAATCTCGACGATGATGTGAAGCGCCGCTTGCGCGTGAGGGCGGCCGAGCATGGCCGGTCGATGGAGGAGGAGGCGCGCGATATTTTGCGGCAAGTTGTCGGCCAGCCCAGCGCCCCAAAAAACCTAGGCCATTCAATCCACCAGCGGTTTGCAGCGCTGGGTGGCGTTGATCTCGCGCTGCCAGCCAGGACGCCAATGCGCGCTTCGCCGGACTTTGAGTGA
- a CDS encoding DEAD/DEAH box helicase: MRKSVPSVSVTYASTGKDQSPNELGMRPMQERAYDKRGEPYLLIKSPPASGKSRALMFIALDKLHNQGLKQAIITVPERSIGSSFNDEPLTEFGFWADWRVEPKWNLCNAPGSDGGKANAVGAFLASDDRVLVCAHATFRNAVEKYGIEAFDDRLIAVDEFHHVSANPDNRLGQHLGALIARDKVHVVAMTGSYFRGDAEAVLAPHDESKFDTVTYTYYEQLNGYKYLKLLDIGYYFYSGSYADDILKVLDPDEKTIIHIPNVNSRESTKDKHREVEHIIDALGDWQGLDPVTGFQLVMRPDGRVLRIADLVDDEGPKRDKVSAGLKDPAQKMNRDHVDIIIALGMAKEGFDWIWCEHALTVGYRASLTEIVQIIGRATRDAPGKTRARFTNLIAEPDASSETVTEAVNDTLKAIAASLLMEQVLAPRFEFKPKVATNVATEGFDYGADGYDPKKCNVGFNEESGKFQIEIKGLIEPKSKEAERICQQDLNEVITAFVQDKTTIERGLFDEELVPEELTQVRMGKIIKARYPDLDDQDSEAVRQHAVAALNLTQQAKAVALTGAVTEAIGNTALIDGVRKFAMDVRELDIDLIDRINPFGEAYAILAKTMSEESLKQVASVISAKKVNLTPDEARDLAKRALKFKQDRGRLPSITSQDAWEKRMAEGVAYLARMKAEAAHG, encoded by the coding sequence ATGCGTAAGTCCGTCCCCTCCGTCTCGGTCACCTATGCAAGCACCGGCAAGGACCAAAGCCCGAACGAGTTAGGCATGCGTCCGATGCAGGAACGCGCTTATGACAAGCGCGGCGAGCCCTATCTGCTGATCAAATCGCCGCCCGCCTCTGGCAAATCCCGTGCGCTGATGTTCATCGCCCTCGACAAGCTGCACAATCAGGGCCTGAAGCAGGCAATCATCACGGTGCCCGAACGCTCGATCGGCTCCAGCTTTAACGACGAGCCGCTGACCGAGTTCGGGTTCTGGGCCGACTGGCGGGTGGAGCCGAAATGGAACCTGTGCAACGCGCCGGGATCGGATGGCGGTAAAGCAAATGCTGTCGGCGCCTTCCTTGCCAGTGATGATCGTGTGCTGGTCTGCGCCCACGCCACGTTTCGCAACGCGGTCGAGAAATACGGGATCGAGGCCTTCGATGACCGGCTGATCGCTGTAGATGAATTTCACCACGTCTCTGCCAACCCGGACAACCGGCTCGGCCAGCACCTCGGGGCGCTGATCGCCCGCGACAAGGTGCATGTGGTCGCCATGACGGGATCATATTTCCGCGGTGATGCCGAGGCCGTTCTGGCCCCCCATGACGAGTCGAAATTCGACACCGTCACCTATACCTATTACGAGCAGCTGAACGGGTATAAATATCTGAAATTGCTGGATATCGGGTATTATTTCTACTCCGGCTCCTATGCCGACGATATCCTGAAGGTTCTGGACCCTGACGAGAAGACGATCATCCACATCCCCAACGTGAACTCCCGCGAAAGCACCAAGGACAAGCACCGCGAGGTCGAGCACATCATCGATGCGCTGGGCGACTGGCAGGGCCTTGACCCGGTGACTGGCTTTCAACTGGTGATGCGTCCCGACGGCCGGGTGCTGCGCATCGCCGATCTGGTCGACGACGAAGGGCCCAAGCGGGACAAGGTATCGGCGGGGCTGAAAGACCCAGCGCAGAAGATGAACCGTGATCATGTGGACATCATCATCGCGCTTGGCATGGCAAAAGAGGGGTTTGACTGGATCTGGTGCGAACACGCGCTGACCGTCGGCTATCGCGCCTCTCTAACCGAAATAGTGCAGATCATCGGCCGCGCTACCCGCGATGCCCCGGGCAAGACCCGCGCCCGCTTTACCAACCTGATTGCCGAACCGGATGCATCGTCGGAGACCGTGACAGAGGCGGTGAACGATACGCTGAAGGCCATCGCCGCCAGCCTGCTGATGGAACAGGTGTTGGCGCCGCGTTTCGAGTTCAAACCCAAGGTGGCAACGAACGTCGCCACCGAGGGGTTCGACTATGGGGCCGATGGCTATGATCCGAAAAAGTGCAATGTCGGCTTCAACGAGGAAAGCGGCAAGTTCCAGATCGAGATCAAGGGATTGATTGAGCCGAAAAGCAAGGAGGCCGAGCGCATCTGCCAGCAGGATCTGAACGAAGTGATAACCGCCTTTGTGCAGGACAAGACCACGATCGAGCGCGGGCTGTTCGATGAGGAACTTGTGCCCGAAGAGCTGACCCAAGTGCGTATGGGCAAGATCATCAAGGCGCGCTACCCGGACCTTGACGATCAGGATAGCGAGGCTGTGCGCCAACACGCCGTTGCAGCTCTGAACCTGACGCAGCAGGCGAAGGCCGTTGCTTTGACAGGTGCTGTGACCGAGGCGATCGGCAACACGGCGCTGATCGACGGCGTGCGCAAGTTCGCGATGGACGTGCGCGAGCTGGATATCGACCTGATCGACCGGATCAATCCATTCGGCGAGGCCTATGCCATCCTCGCCAAGACCATGAGTGAAGAAAGCCTGAAACAGGTTGCTTCGGTAATTTCTGCCAAGAAGGTGAACCTCACACCAGATGAAGCCCGCGACCTTGCGAAACGGGCCCTGAAGTTCAAGCAGGATCGAGGACGGCTGCCTTCGATCACATCGCAGGACGCATGGGAAAAGCGGATGGCCGAGGGTGTTGCCTACCTCGCCCGGATGAAAGCGGAGGCTGCCCATGGCTGA
- a CDS encoding transcriptional regulator has protein sequence MKNIALKEVEASAPEVDSGLLTGWLDRANLARELTLSVDTLQRWETRRMGPPCVRVGRKVLYRMEAVRDWLREQEARKAGVSRAVAGRR, from the coding sequence ATGAAAAACATCGCCTTGAAGGAAGTTGAGGCCTCAGCGCCAGAAGTGGACAGCGGTCTTTTGACCGGCTGGCTGGACCGGGCCAACCTTGCCCGGGAACTGACCCTTTCGGTGGATACCCTGCAGCGCTGGGAGACCCGCCGCATGGGCCCACCCTGCGTTCGGGTGGGGCGCAAGGTGCTCTACCGCATGGAGGCTGTCAGGGACTGGCTGCGCGAACAGGAGGCCCGCAAAGCGGGTGTCAGCCGCGCTGTCGCCGGTCGGCGCTGA
- a CDS encoding IS5 family transposase, with translation MAQMGFFDLSDRYASLDAKRDPLVEIDAVVPWEEFRPALERVWRKPVADRKSRAGRKPIDAVLMFKTLVLSALYNLSDDQIEYQVRDRLSFMRFLGLGLGDRVPDAKTVWLYRDALAQAGKVEELFGLFDGHLARRGYIARGGQILDASIVPVPRNHNTRDENATIKKGEVPEDWADKPAKRVQKDVDARWTKKHGKSHYGYKNHVNVDRTHKLVRRYHVTDAAVHDSQAVDHLLMQGNTGSGVWADAAYRSEEMEAKLRALKLKSHIHRKGNRGKPLTDQAKGSNRTKSTVRVRVEHIFGAQANDMGGTLVRTIGLVRAKAKVGMKNLAYNMRRLGQLGRINPHPA, from the coding sequence ATGGCGCAGATGGGTTTTTTCGATCTTTCGGACCGTTACGCGAGCCTCGATGCCAAAAGGGATCCGCTGGTCGAAATTGATGCCGTCGTGCCGTGGGAGGAGTTTCGTCCGGCTCTTGAGCGGGTCTGGCGCAAGCCTGTTGCGGATCGCAAGTCCCGCGCGGGGCGCAAGCCGATAGATGCGGTGCTGATGTTCAAGACGCTGGTTCTGAGCGCGCTTTACAACCTGTCGGATGATCAGATCGAATATCAGGTCCGCGACCGGCTTTCCTTTATGCGCTTCCTGGGGTTGGGCCTTGGTGACCGGGTGCCCGACGCCAAGACGGTGTGGCTGTATCGCGATGCGCTGGCGCAGGCCGGCAAGGTGGAGGAGTTGTTCGGGTTGTTTGACGGTCATTTGGCGCGGCGGGGCTACATTGCGCGCGGCGGTCAGATCCTGGACGCCTCCATCGTGCCGGTGCCGCGCAATCACAACACGCGCGATGAAAACGCAACGATCAAGAAGGGCGAGGTCCCCGAGGATTGGGCTGATAAGCCAGCGAAACGGGTGCAAAAGGATGTGGACGCACGTTGGACGAAAAAGCACGGCAAGAGCCACTACGGCTACAAGAACCATGTGAATGTGGACCGCACGCATAAGCTGGTCCGGCGCTACCACGTCACCGACGCCGCTGTGCATGACAGCCAGGCAGTGGATCATCTGCTGATGCAGGGCAACACCGGGTCTGGCGTGTGGGCGGATGCTGCTTATCGGTCCGAGGAGATGGAGGCCAAACTCCGCGCCTTAAAACTGAAAAGCCACATCCACCGCAAGGGCAATCGGGGCAAGCCGCTGACCGACCAGGCCAAGGGCAGCAACCGCACCAAATCCACCGTGCGGGTCCGGGTTGAGCACATCTTCGGCGCGCAGGCCAACGACATGGGCGGCACCCTGGTGCGCACCATCGGCTTGGTGCGGGCGAAGGCCAAAGTCGGCATGAAGAATCTCGCCTACAACATGCGCCGCCTCGGCCAACTGGGTCGCATCAACCCGCACCCAGCCTGA
- a CDS encoding type II toxin-antitoxin system VapC family toxin: MIIIDTNVVSELMRAKPDTAVLAWFAGHAADTLFLTAVSEAELRTGAAILPAGQRRDRLVGAIDAMIDQDFAGRILPFDSPAARCYAEIAATRRAAGKPIMDADCQIAAIACACGAAIATRNVKDFEGCGIDIMNPWNAV, encoded by the coding sequence ATGATCATCATCGACACCAATGTCGTTTCTGAACTCATGCGCGCCAAGCCGGACACTGCGGTCCTGGCATGGTTCGCCGGTCATGCCGCCGACACGCTGTTCCTGACTGCGGTGAGCGAGGCCGAATTGCGCACGGGTGCGGCCATCCTGCCAGCTGGGCAGCGGCGCGATCGGCTTGTCGGCGCCATCGATGCGATGATCGATCAGGACTTTGCAGGCCGCATCCTGCCTTTCGACAGCCCCGCCGCCCGTTGTTATGCCGAGATTGCGGCTACCCGCCGTGCAGCAGGTAAGCCGATCATGGACGCTGACTGTCAGATTGCCGCAATCGCCTGTGCCTGCGGTGCGGCCATTGCCACGCGAAATGTCAAAGATTTCGAAGGCTGCGGCATAGACATCATGAATCCCTGGAATGCCGTATGA
- a CDS encoding DUF5655 domain-containing protein: MSDIKLFRIGAGTVSELTGTTDTVEKSVQILFETNLEPLLGVRFLATEFTTTHGGRIDTLGLDENGCPVIVEYKRASNENVINQGPFYLDWLMDHRKDFQWLVLEKLGKNAADAVDWSAPRLICIAGDFNRYDDHAVKQIQRNIELIRYRRFGGDLLMLDLVAAISVKGVSVPGGTGNGAVAVPGKYKTIGTVMTELDAAMNDRFEALRAHLTALGDDVQETTLRFYIAFKRIKNFACVEFRPTTGKILIFLKVDPTTVSIEHGFTRDVSTVGHFGTGDLEITLTTADDLERAKPLIERSYGAS, encoded by the coding sequence TTGAGTGACATCAAGCTTTTCCGCATTGGCGCAGGCACGGTTAGCGAACTGACCGGAACGACGGACACGGTCGAAAAGTCGGTCCAGATATTGTTCGAAACCAATCTCGAACCTTTGCTGGGCGTTCGATTTCTTGCCACCGAATTCACCACCACGCACGGAGGCCGCATCGATACGCTGGGCCTAGATGAAAACGGCTGCCCAGTAATCGTGGAATACAAGCGGGCCTCAAATGAGAACGTGATCAATCAGGGGCCGTTCTACCTCGACTGGCTCATGGATCACCGCAAAGATTTTCAGTGGCTGGTGCTGGAAAAATTGGGCAAGAACGCCGCCGATGCGGTCGACTGGTCCGCCCCGCGGCTGATTTGCATCGCCGGTGATTTCAATCGCTACGATGATCACGCGGTCAAGCAAATCCAGCGCAATATCGAGCTGATCCGGTATCGCCGCTTCGGGGGCGATCTGCTGATGCTTGATCTTGTGGCGGCAATATCTGTGAAAGGGGTGTCGGTTCCGGGAGGGACAGGCAATGGCGCGGTGGCTGTCCCGGGCAAGTACAAGACGATCGGCACCGTCATGACAGAACTGGATGCCGCCATGAACGATAGGTTCGAGGCACTTCGGGCCCACCTGACCGCGCTGGGCGATGATGTGCAGGAAACAACGCTGAGGTTCTACATCGCGTTCAAGCGGATCAAGAATTTTGCCTGTGTGGAGTTTCGCCCGACAACTGGCAAGATTCTGATCTTTCTGAAGGTCGACCCCACAACAGTGTCGATTGAGCATGGCTTCACCCGGGATGTCTCGACAGTAGGCCATTTCGGCACCGGCGATCTGGAAATCACCTTGACCACCGCAGATGATCTGGAACGGGCAAAGCCTCTGATCGAGCGCAGCTACGGGGCTTCCTGA
- a CDS encoding GIY-YIG nuclease family protein: MADFNDDDDALLAELGVEVVPKKASSRTPREERIIAGFEEVQRFFDEHGHAPRHDDALDIFERLYAVRLDRLRDLAECREILEPLDHQGLLSGQAADLSAETDDLDDDALLAELGVEVATASITELRHVRSSVEKRAAEEIANRDKCEDFETFKPIFEQVQKELNAGIRTSRPFELKAEIRPGSFFIVSGQKAYVAEMDDVFTNAQGRTDARLRVIFDNGTQSNMLMRSLQRSLNKDDAGRRITDPTAGPLFADHTADGDEASGTVYVLRSKSDHPTVAANRKLVHKIGVTNMSVKQRIAAARLQPTFLLADVEVVATYELYNINRTKLEKLIHRIFDVARLDIEISDRFGNPVVPREWFLVPLFAIDEAVEKIRDGTISNYVYDPQSAKLIERQGQ; encoded by the coding sequence ATGGCTGACTTTAATGATGACGATGACGCACTCCTTGCCGAACTAGGCGTCGAGGTCGTACCAAAGAAGGCATCCAGCCGGACGCCGCGCGAAGAACGGATCATTGCTGGTTTTGAGGAGGTTCAGCGCTTCTTTGATGAGCACGGCCATGCCCCTCGCCATGACGATGCCCTTGATATCTTCGAGCGCCTCTATGCCGTGCGGCTGGATCGTCTGCGCGACCTTGCCGAATGCCGGGAAATCCTTGAGCCGCTCGATCATCAAGGGCTTTTGTCTGGGCAAGCGGCGGATTTATCGGCCGAAACAGATGATCTTGATGATGATGCCCTGCTTGCTGAACTTGGTGTGGAAGTCGCAACTGCCAGCATCACAGAGCTTCGCCACGTGCGGTCAAGTGTCGAAAAGCGCGCGGCCGAGGAGATTGCCAATCGAGACAAGTGCGAGGACTTCGAGACCTTTAAGCCTATCTTTGAACAGGTTCAGAAAGAGCTGAATGCTGGCATACGCACCTCGCGGCCCTTTGAGCTCAAGGCAGAAATTCGGCCTGGCAGTTTCTTTATCGTAAGTGGCCAGAAAGCATATGTCGCCGAAATGGACGACGTGTTCACAAATGCCCAAGGACGCACTGATGCCCGGCTTCGTGTGATTTTCGACAACGGCACCCAAAGCAATATGCTGATGCGCTCGCTTCAACGATCGCTGAACAAGGACGACGCAGGCAGGCGTATCACCGATCCCACGGCAGGGCCCTTGTTTGCTGATCACACCGCGGACGGGGACGAGGCGAGCGGCACCGTTTATGTCCTGCGCAGCAAGTCCGACCATCCCACTGTCGCGGCCAACCGCAAACTGGTGCACAAGATCGGCGTGACCAACATGAGCGTCAAGCAGCGTATTGCAGCGGCAAGATTGCAGCCAACATTTCTGCTCGCCGATGTCGAGGTGGTCGCCACGTATGAGCTTTACAACATCAACCGAACCAAGCTGGAGAAGCTGATCCACCGCATCTTTGACGTTGCCCGCCTCGACATTGAGATCAGTGACCGTTTTGGCAATCCCGTCGTTCCTCGTGAATGGTTTCTAGTGCCTCTGTTCGCGATCGACGAAGCGGTCGAAAAGATCAGGGACGGGACGATTTCTAACTACGTTTATGACCCGCAATCGGCCAAGCTGATCGAAAGACAGGGACAATGA
- the istB gene encoding IS21-like element helper ATPase IstB, with the protein MLTHPTHDRLLALGLTGIASALEEQRRSTAFDALSFEERLGLLVDREAAERDTKKLASRLKFAALRQDASVEDLDLRSPRGLDRSVMAHLADGGWIARHENLLITGPTGLGKSWIACALGHKACRDGRPVLYQRAPRMFEALALARGDGRHERILKTIARMDVLIIDDWGLAVLTAPERRDLLEILEDRHGRASTIVTSQLPVDQWHEAIGDPTLADAILDRLVHNAHRLTLSGESLRRRSAVTKKLDQIVQA; encoded by the coding sequence ATGCTGACCCATCCCACCCACGACCGACTGTTGGCGCTCGGCCTGACCGGCATTGCATCGGCGCTCGAAGAACAACGCAGGTCAACCGCCTTCGACGCCCTCTCGTTCGAAGAGCGTCTCGGCCTGCTGGTCGACCGCGAGGCTGCAGAGCGCGACACCAAGAAACTGGCCTCCCGGCTCAAGTTTGCGGCTCTGCGCCAAGATGCCAGCGTCGAGGATCTGGACCTGCGCAGCCCACGTGGTCTTGACCGCAGTGTCATGGCGCATCTTGCCGATGGCGGCTGGATCGCCCGGCACGAGAACCTGCTGATAACCGGGCCGACCGGTTTGGGCAAAAGCTGGATCGCCTGCGCCCTTGGCCACAAGGCGTGCCGGGATGGGCGGCCCGTCCTCTATCAACGTGCGCCGCGCATGTTCGAGGCCCTTGCTCTGGCCCGTGGCGATGGCCGCCATGAACGCATCCTCAAAACCATCGCCCGCATGGATGTGCTGATCATTGACGATTGGGGCCTCGCCGTCCTCACCGCCCCGGAGCGCCGTGACCTGCTGGAAATCCTCGAAGACCGCCACGGCCGCGCTTCCACCATCGTCACAAGCCAACTCCCCGTTGACCAGTGGCACGAAGCCATCGGCGACCCAACGCTCGCAGATGCCATCCTCGACCGCCTCGTTCACAACGCACACCGCCTCACCCTCTCAGGTGAAAGCCTGCGCAGGCGCTCCGCCGTCACAAAAAAGCTTGACCAAATCGTTCAAGCCTGA